GGAGGCCACAGTCGGTGAACTGCTGGGTCGGTCCGTGCCAGGGGCTGTCAAGCAGGTGTCCATGCGTCACTTGCTGACCATGACCGGCGGCGCGGATCCCTCCGGCGATTGTGACATCGACGCCGTGATGGCACTCCCGGGTGGCTGGGTGGACACTCTCCTGTCCGCTCCTCGCCTGTCCGCGCCGGGTGCGCAGTTCCGGTACGACAACGGTGCGGCCCACGTCCTGGCGGCATGTCTTGCCCGCGCGCTGGGGGAGGATCCGGAGGTGTACGCCGCTCGTCGCCTCTTTGCCCCGTTGGGCATCACGCGGTGGCACTGGCCTCGAGACCCCGACGGACTGCCCTACGGCTTCGGCCATCTCCAGCTCTCGCCGCTGGACCTCCTCGCGCTGGGGCGACTGTGGTTGGCGGGTGGTACGGCTCCGGGCGGTCGGCGGCTGTTCACCGCCGGGTACGCCGCCGATGCGACCCGCGAGCATTCCGCCGGTGGCCCGCCGGAGTGCGCGGGGTACGGATTCCTGTGGTGGGTGACGGAAATGGCGGGCCACGCGACCTACTTCGCCGG
This genomic stretch from Streptomyces sp. Go-475 harbors:
- a CDS encoding serine hydrolase gives rise to the protein MTVDEAVAVADARIRKESWFSHTEHLVVMHGNRRVAEHAYRRRAVDEPGDIFSVTKSVLSTLVGSAVLDGRFRLEATVGELLGRSVPGAVKQVSMRHLLTMTGGADPSGDCDIDAVMALPGGWVDTLLSAPRLSAPGAQFRYDNGAAHVLAACLARALGEDPEVYAARRLFAPLGITRWHWPRDPDGLPYGFGHLQLSPLDLLALGRLWLAGGTAPGGRRLFTAGYAADATREHSAGGPPECAGYGFLWWVTEMAGHATYFAGGYAGQHIVVVPSLALVTVTTGAEVALGANWRPALDVVHGIVAAASRELGADDG